One genomic segment of Burkholderia multivorans ATCC BAA-247 includes these proteins:
- a CDS encoding LysR family transcriptional regulator — protein MRFNKLDLNLLVALDALLSEQNISRAAEKIHLSQSAMSNALSRLREYFNDELLVQVGRKMEPTPRAEALKDAVRDILVRVDATVSAQPEFVPAHANRLFRLFVSDYTMTTLMPHLFELAYKAAPGIRFELRPQIAYPHRVLERGEADLLIIPKEYCSTEHPAEVLLEETYCCVMWSHSPLSQGEMTSERYMAAGHVVVQVGDAQTALEDWFMQRLGVMRRVEASTYSFVSPAHLLAGTNRIATMHRRLAEEAARSLPIVLREVPVPVPTVEQAMQWHKHRTSDPGLAWLRGLLKDAVAKMDEGRQAAR, from the coding sequence ATGCGGTTCAACAAGCTCGACCTCAACTTGCTCGTGGCGCTCGACGCGCTCCTGAGCGAACAGAACATCAGCCGGGCGGCCGAAAAGATTCATCTGAGCCAGTCGGCGATGAGCAACGCGCTTTCGCGGTTGCGCGAATACTTCAACGACGAACTGCTCGTACAGGTCGGCCGCAAGATGGAGCCGACGCCGCGCGCCGAGGCGCTCAAAGATGCCGTGCGCGACATCCTCGTACGCGTCGACGCGACGGTGTCGGCTCAGCCCGAATTCGTGCCGGCGCACGCGAATCGGCTGTTCCGTCTATTCGTTTCGGACTACACGATGACGACGCTCATGCCGCACCTGTTCGAGCTCGCTTACAAGGCGGCGCCCGGCATCCGATTCGAGCTGCGCCCGCAGATCGCCTATCCCCACCGCGTGCTTGAACGCGGCGAAGCGGATCTGCTGATCATCCCCAAGGAGTATTGCTCGACCGAGCATCCGGCCGAGGTATTGCTCGAAGAAACCTACTGCTGCGTGATGTGGAGCCACAGCCCGCTCTCGCAAGGCGAGATGACGAGCGAGCGCTACATGGCGGCCGGGCACGTCGTCGTGCAGGTCGGCGACGCACAGACGGCGCTCGAGGACTGGTTCATGCAGCGGCTCGGCGTGATGAGACGCGTCGAGGCGAGCACCTACAGCTTCGTGTCGCCGGCCCACCTGCTCGCCGGCACGAACCGGATCGCTACGATGCACCGGCGGCTCGCCGAAGAGGCCGCACGCAGCCTGCCGATCGTGCTGCGCGAGGTGCCGGTGCCGGTCCCGACGGTGGAGCAGGCGATGCAATGGCACAAGCACCGAACCTCCGATCCCGGGCTCGCGTGGTTGCGTGGGCTGCTGAAAGACGCTGTCGCGAAGATGGACGAAGGGCGTCAGGCCGCTCGCTGA
- a CDS encoding SphA family protein: MSTKLIAAVVGCAVLATGSMNEAQAFEGGVSPYPAGAVGTNIANLPPIPGLFALEQFNYSFANGLYGNDGKKLPIPFHTSVFSETTRLLVAYPFQLLGAHVYTQLVIPVVSLHSTVFGQSSTQNGLSNITLTPVLLQWNLAPNLAIASGIDVAFETGSYSPVKSSVAVGYTSVQPVISIRYNVPNGIDVGLANRFLLNLKNGTTNYSSGDGYVAEFNAGWNFGPWKLGVVGAYLNQFSDDKAGGVRVGNRMRTFGIGPSIVYDARSWNVNVNYQQGVYAANTARSSSIWVNVAIPLWPGFGRKG, from the coding sequence ATGTCCACGAAACTGATCGCAGCCGTTGTCGGTTGCGCCGTGTTGGCGACCGGGTCGATGAACGAGGCGCAGGCATTCGAAGGCGGCGTCTCACCGTATCCGGCCGGAGCGGTGGGGACGAACATCGCCAACCTGCCGCCGATCCCCGGCCTGTTCGCCCTCGAACAGTTCAACTACAGCTTTGCGAACGGCCTCTATGGCAACGACGGCAAGAAACTGCCGATTCCGTTCCATACGTCGGTGTTTTCGGAAACCACGCGTCTGCTGGTGGCGTATCCGTTCCAGCTGCTCGGCGCCCACGTCTATACGCAGCTGGTCATCCCCGTCGTGTCGTTGCATAGCACCGTGTTCGGGCAGTCGAGCACGCAAAACGGCCTGTCCAACATCACGCTGACGCCTGTGTTGCTGCAATGGAATCTCGCGCCGAACCTGGCGATTGCGTCGGGAATCGACGTTGCATTCGAGACGGGTTCCTATAGCCCGGTCAAATCGAGCGTCGCGGTGGGCTACACGTCGGTGCAGCCGGTGATCTCGATTCGCTACAACGTTCCCAACGGAATCGACGTCGGGCTCGCGAACCGCTTCCTGCTCAATCTGAAGAACGGCACGACGAACTACAGCTCGGGAGACGGTTACGTCGCCGAGTTCAACGCCGGCTGGAACTTCGGCCCGTGGAAGCTTGGCGTGGTCGGCGCGTACCTGAACCAGTTCAGCGACGACAAGGCCGGCGGCGTGCGCGTGGGCAATCGCATGCGGACCTTCGGCATCGGCCCGTCGATCGTGTACGACGCGAGAAGCTGGAACGTCAACGTCAATTATCAGCAAGGAGTCTATGCCGCCAACACGGCCAGGAGCAGCAGCATCTGGGTGAACGTCGCCATCCCGCTGTGGCCGGGCTTCGGGCGCAAGGGCTGA
- a CDS encoding alpha/beta hydrolase family protein, with the protein MFRYFPTNYVWNLSVNLAIEMGARIGEIEDMCGPLQEAARQPDADGTRAFREAWVEKADRLCDLAQDDEALGRLLSAGEKYKRAAIYLITAERMLGHDAPGRVELYRRSLETFDRSIALAGENCERVAIPYGDQHLSALLVKAKRADVRAPLLVQVNGLDSTKEMKYFVGLPAWLAARGVSSLIVDQPGTGEALRLHGLNAVYNSEVWASKIVDWLESRDDVDPKRIGMEGVSLGGYYCPRAVAFEPRFACGVVWGANHDWRDVQKKRLQREGNFPVPHYWKHVCWVWGAKDIDDFMRIAENVHLDGVLDRIKVPFLVTHGSQDSQIPVAWAHRTYEQLVNSPKRELKIFTEREGGVQHSSFDNSINAGHFIADWVAETLGGRTSL; encoded by the coding sequence ATGTTCCGATACTTTCCTACCAACTACGTCTGGAATCTGTCCGTCAATCTCGCCATCGAAATGGGCGCGCGCATCGGCGAAATCGAGGACATGTGCGGGCCCCTCCAGGAAGCGGCCAGGCAGCCGGACGCGGACGGCACGCGTGCGTTTCGTGAAGCGTGGGTCGAGAAGGCCGATCGCCTTTGCGATCTCGCGCAGGACGACGAGGCGCTGGGGCGGCTGCTGTCGGCAGGCGAGAAATACAAGCGCGCCGCGATCTATCTGATCACGGCCGAGCGCATGCTCGGGCACGATGCCCCGGGGCGTGTCGAACTCTACCGACGCTCGCTGGAGACGTTCGACAGGAGCATCGCGCTCGCCGGCGAGAACTGCGAACGCGTCGCCATTCCGTACGGCGACCAGCATCTGTCCGCACTCCTTGTGAAAGCGAAGCGCGCCGACGTGCGCGCGCCGCTGCTCGTGCAGGTCAACGGGCTCGATTCGACCAAGGAAATGAAGTACTTCGTGGGCTTGCCGGCATGGCTGGCCGCGCGCGGCGTATCGTCGTTGATTGTCGACCAGCCCGGCACCGGCGAAGCGTTGCGGCTGCACGGCCTGAATGCGGTATACAACTCGGAGGTCTGGGCGAGCAAGATCGTCGACTGGCTCGAAAGCCGGGACGACGTCGATCCGAAGCGGATCGGCATGGAAGGCGTGTCGCTCGGCGGCTACTACTGCCCGCGCGCAGTCGCGTTCGAGCCGCGCTTTGCTTGCGGTGTGGTGTGGGGCGCCAACCACGACTGGCGCGACGTCCAGAAAAAACGCCTGCAGCGCGAAGGCAACTTCCCGGTGCCGCACTACTGGAAGCATGTCTGCTGGGTCTGGGGTGCGAAGGATATCGACGACTTCATGCGCATCGCCGAAAACGTGCATCTCGACGGCGTGCTCGATCGTATCAAGGTGCCGTTCCTCGTCACGCACGGCTCGCAGGATTCGCAGATCCCGGTCGCATGGGCTCACCGCACGTACGAGCAGCTCGTGAACAGCCCCAAGCGCGAGCTCAAGATCTTCACCGAGCGCGAAGGCGGCGTCCAGCATTCGAGCTTCGACAACTCGATCAACGCAGGGCACTTCATCGCCGACTGGGTCGCCGAAACGCTCGGCGGACGCACGTCGCTCTGA
- a CDS encoding VOC family protein has translation MNIIGPDTLVFGVDDVSACRQYLLDYGLLPVRSDETGGRFEALDGTGIDIARRDDPALPPALGTASMLRKTIYGVADSATIDAIAAELRRDREVTTLADGSIESFDDMGFAIGFQVTARRSLALPAEPVNSPGAPAQRAPNVVAVRDDAVLTPRTLSHVVYFVPDAAKAEAFYVERLGFRCTDRFTGVGPFLQPAGTLDHHTLFMIQTPPFMKGCEHFTFHMGGPTEVLLAGTRFVEKGYQSFWGPGRHRFGSNWFWYFNSPLGCHVEYDADMDLHDDTWNAREAPMGADASQLFLFQHREKWAPGGPPPGAAAATSD, from the coding sequence ATGAACATCATCGGACCCGATACGCTGGTCTTCGGCGTGGACGACGTCTCCGCCTGCCGCCAATATCTGCTTGACTACGGACTGCTACCGGTGCGCAGCGACGAAACCGGCGGCCGTTTCGAGGCACTCGACGGAACGGGCATTGATATCGCGCGCCGCGACGATCCGGCGCTGCCGCCTGCGCTCGGCACGGCAAGCATGCTGCGCAAGACGATCTACGGCGTCGCCGATTCCGCGACGATAGACGCCATCGCGGCGGAACTGCGTCGCGACCGCGAAGTGACCACACTCGCCGACGGATCGATCGAATCGTTCGACGACATGGGCTTCGCGATCGGCTTCCAGGTCACCGCGCGCCGTTCGCTCGCGTTGCCCGCCGAGCCCGTGAATTCGCCCGGCGCGCCCGCGCAGCGCGCACCGAACGTCGTGGCGGTGCGCGACGATGCCGTGCTGACGCCGCGCACGCTGTCGCACGTCGTCTACTTCGTGCCGGATGCCGCGAAGGCCGAAGCGTTCTATGTGGAGCGTCTCGGCTTTCGCTGTACCGACCGTTTCACGGGCGTCGGCCCGTTCCTGCAGCCGGCCGGCACGCTCGACCATCACACGCTGTTCATGATTCAGACGCCGCCGTTCATGAAGGGCTGCGAGCATTTCACGTTCCATATGGGCGGACCGACCGAGGTTCTGCTAGCGGGCACGCGTTTCGTCGAGAAGGGTTACCAGTCGTTCTGGGGGCCGGGGCGTCATCGGTTCGGCTCGAACTGGTTCTGGTATTTCAACAGTCCGCTCGGCTGTCACGTCGAATACGACGCCGACATGGATCTGCACGACGACACATGGAACGCGCGCGAGGCGCCAATGGGCGCCGACGCATCGCAACTGTTCCTGTTCCAGCATCGCGAGAAGTGGGCGCCGGGCGGTCCTCCGCCGGGCGCGGCAGCGGCGACGTCGGATTGA
- a CDS encoding Rieske (2Fe-2S) protein, whose translation MSNTDPGRRRLASIDDLPDPGARGFDPDGRGHDTLFVVRYGTQVRAYRDACPHFFGETPMAWRKDAYLSGDGTRIVCHAHGAQFDIASGECVLGPCLGQRLTPVEIDVTDDGAIVLIAT comes from the coding sequence ATGTCCAACACTGATCCCGGTCGCAGGCGTCTCGCGAGCATCGACGATCTGCCCGATCCCGGTGCGCGGGGCTTCGATCCGGACGGGCGCGGACACGACACGCTGTTCGTCGTGCGGTACGGCACGCAGGTGCGTGCCTATCGCGACGCGTGCCCGCACTTTTTCGGCGAAACGCCGATGGCCTGGCGCAAGGACGCCTACCTGAGCGGCGACGGCACCCGCATCGTCTGCCACGCGCACGGTGCGCAGTTCGACATCGCCAGCGGCGAGTGCGTACTCGGCCCGTGCCTCGGTCAGCGGCTGACGCCGGTCGAGATCGACGTGACGGACGACGGCGCCATCGTGCTGATTGCGACATGA
- a CDS encoding FAD-dependent oxidoreductase: protein MAAPLEHVLVIGGGFSGMATAIQCAKLGLAVDLVEIDPGWRSYGAGISIGGPTLRALRTVGVLDAFFERGHGGDGVNLYTAGGRPIGTLPTPRVAGEDVPGGGAIMRPVLADILANATRAAGVRVKLGCTFSRLEPRGDRVDVAFTDGSHGTYDLVVGADGLYSKVRAAAFPDAPKPRYTGQGVWRAVVPRAAEIACATMWLGHRIKAGVNPVSRDEMYVFVTEDRPTNDHIDPAEWPRMLSELLAAFDVPLIRSIRAQIGAESRVNYRPLESLLLPAPWFSVRVVLVGDAVHATTPHMAAGAGIGIEDAIVLAEELGRGATVEAALQAFQARRWERCRMVVENSGRLGEIEIAGGDQEEHRRIMHETHMSLARPI, encoded by the coding sequence ATGGCAGCCCCTCTTGAACACGTCCTCGTCATAGGCGGCGGTTTTTCCGGTATGGCGACGGCGATCCAGTGCGCGAAGCTCGGCCTCGCGGTCGACCTCGTCGAGATCGACCCGGGCTGGCGCTCGTACGGTGCCGGCATCAGCATCGGCGGGCCCACGTTGCGCGCCCTGCGCACGGTCGGCGTGCTCGATGCGTTCTTCGAACGTGGCCACGGCGGCGACGGCGTGAATCTGTACACGGCCGGCGGCCGGCCGATCGGCACGCTGCCGACGCCGCGCGTGGCCGGCGAGGACGTTCCCGGCGGCGGCGCGATCATGCGTCCGGTGCTGGCCGATATTCTCGCCAACGCGACACGCGCCGCAGGCGTGCGCGTGAAGCTCGGCTGTACGTTCTCGCGGCTCGAGCCGCGCGGCGATCGGGTGGACGTGGCGTTCACGGACGGCTCGCACGGCACCTACGACCTCGTGGTCGGCGCGGACGGCCTCTACTCGAAAGTGCGCGCCGCCGCGTTTCCCGATGCGCCGAAGCCGCGCTATACGGGCCAGGGCGTGTGGCGCGCGGTGGTGCCGCGCGCGGCGGAGATCGCTTGCGCGACGATGTGGCTGGGACACCGGATCAAGGCGGGCGTCAATCCGGTCTCGCGGGACGAAATGTACGTCTTCGTCACCGAGGACAGGCCGACCAACGACCACATCGATCCCGCCGAATGGCCGCGCATGCTGTCCGAGTTGCTGGCGGCGTTCGACGTGCCGCTGATCCGGTCCATCCGCGCGCAGATCGGCGCCGAATCGCGCGTCAACTACCGGCCGCTCGAAAGCCTGCTGCTGCCGGCGCCCTGGTTCAGCGTACGGGTGGTGCTGGTCGGCGACGCGGTACATGCGACCACGCCGCATATGGCGGCGGGGGCGGGCATCGGCATCGAGGACGCCATCGTGCTTGCCGAAGAGCTGGGGCGCGGTGCGACGGTGGAAGCCGCGTTGCAGGCATTCCAGGCGCGCCGCTGGGAGCGCTGCCGCATGGTCGTGGAAAACTCCGGGCGCCTTGGCGAGATCGAGATCGCCGGCGGCGACCAGGAGGAACACCGGCGCATCATGCACGAGACGCACATGAGTCTCGCGCGGCCGATCTGA
- a CDS encoding MFS transporter, with the protein MEPNLSPTTAAAADPSISADTTRLGALGTVALMLAHCAGMVDLVALPVWVGTLIGAYRLDPQKAGLLATLFLAGAVLSSVFFSPRLNRLPARAMSTVGFGMAACAFLGIASVSADRYPTMAALHAAAGVAVGCGLSFTHGTVGRSRNPHRLFAVAGLALGIFAIAFLGIVPGLIAAHGGPMLFRVFASVMGVATIACALAFPSIQARRSTAAGVERRFEHAVWFGMAGVGCMALTQSMLFSFVQRIGLDRGFGLSAVIATLIALGFVNLFPAPVAGLLETRVPGRKVVQAGAVVQAALALVITQSAAFAPYAAATSVFAAVMIFTHTFAFGMLARIDRTGRAVAATPAMLMTGAAIGPLLGGTLVKQFGYGSLGFAAVLIAAAAAICFSRLDRPSPSQGV; encoded by the coding sequence ATGGAGCCGAACCTTTCCCCCACGACGGCGGCAGCTGCCGACCCGTCGATATCGGCCGACACGACGCGGCTTGGCGCGCTCGGCACCGTCGCGCTGATGCTCGCGCATTGCGCCGGCATGGTCGATCTGGTGGCCTTGCCGGTCTGGGTCGGCACGTTGATCGGTGCGTATCGGCTGGATCCGCAGAAGGCGGGCCTGCTCGCCACGCTATTCCTGGCCGGCGCCGTTCTGAGCAGCGTGTTTTTCTCCCCGCGCTTGAATCGCCTGCCGGCGCGCGCGATGTCGACCGTCGGCTTCGGCATGGCCGCGTGCGCGTTTCTCGGCATCGCCTCCGTATCGGCCGATCGCTATCCGACGATGGCGGCCCTGCATGCCGCCGCGGGCGTCGCCGTCGGATGCGGCCTGAGCTTCACGCACGGCACCGTCGGACGAAGCCGCAATCCGCATCGTCTGTTCGCGGTCGCCGGCCTCGCGCTCGGCATCTTTGCGATCGCGTTTCTCGGTATCGTGCCGGGACTCATCGCAGCACATGGCGGCCCGATGCTGTTTCGCGTTTTTGCGAGCGTGATGGGCGTCGCCACGATTGCGTGCGCGCTCGCGTTTCCGTCGATTCAGGCGCGCCGCAGCACGGCAGCCGGCGTCGAGCGTCGCTTCGAGCACGCCGTCTGGTTCGGCATGGCAGGCGTCGGCTGCATGGCGCTGACGCAGTCGATGCTGTTCAGTTTCGTGCAGCGCATCGGCCTCGATCGCGGCTTCGGGTTGAGTGCCGTGATCGCGACGCTGATCGCGCTCGGCTTCGTCAACCTGTTTCCCGCTCCCGTCGCCGGACTGCTCGAAACGCGCGTGCCGGGCCGCAAGGTCGTGCAGGCCGGCGCCGTCGTACAGGCCGCGCTCGCGCTGGTCATCACGCAAAGCGCGGCGTTCGCGCCGTACGCGGCGGCCACCTCGGTCTTTGCCGCCGTGATGATCTTCACCCACACCTTCGCGTTCGGCATGCTGGCGCGCATCGACCGCACCGGTCGCGCCGTTGCCGCGACGCCGGCGATGCTGATGACGGGCGCCGCCATCGGTCCGCTGCTCGGCGGCACGCTCGTCAAGCAGTTCGGCTACGGCAGCCTCGGTTTCGCCGCAGTGCTGATCGCTGCCGCTGCGGCGATCTGCTTTTCGCGGCTCGATCGCCCCTCCCCATCCCAAGGAGTCTGA
- a CDS encoding cyclase family protein — translation MKPVRRFVDLSIYLENDVLSDPPPLAPKIRYQKHGDTLPEFMAMLPGTKPEDYPDGEAAAAEWVTLTTHSGTHLDAPWHFHSTMDASLGEAQPSITIDQVPLEWCFQPGVKLDFRHFPDGYVATAADVEAELARIGHELQPLDIVVVNTRAGSRYGHDDYVNAGCGMGYEATMYLLERGVRLTGTDAWSWDAPFCYTAQKIAETGDTSLIWEGHKAGRDIGYCHLEKLHNLTALPPTGFTISCFPHKIRGASAGWTRAVAIFDDTDGEAAA, via the coding sequence ATGAAGCCCGTTCGACGGTTCGTCGATCTCTCCATCTATCTCGAGAACGACGTGCTCTCCGATCCGCCGCCGCTCGCGCCGAAGATCCGCTATCAGAAGCACGGCGACACGCTGCCCGAATTCATGGCGATGCTGCCGGGTACGAAACCCGAGGACTATCCCGACGGCGAAGCGGCCGCCGCGGAGTGGGTCACGCTGACGACCCACAGTGGCACGCATCTCGACGCGCCGTGGCATTTCCACTCGACGATGGATGCGAGCCTGGGCGAAGCGCAGCCGTCCATCACGATCGATCAGGTGCCGCTGGAATGGTGCTTCCAGCCGGGCGTGAAGCTCGATTTCCGGCACTTTCCGGACGGCTACGTCGCGACGGCGGCCGACGTCGAGGCCGAACTCGCGCGCATCGGCCATGAACTGCAACCGCTCGATATCGTCGTCGTGAACACGCGGGCCGGGTCGCGCTACGGGCACGACGACTACGTCAATGCGGGCTGCGGGATGGGCTACGAAGCGACCATGTACCTGCTCGAGCGTGGCGTGCGCCTGACCGGCACCGATGCATGGAGCTGGGATGCGCCGTTCTGCTATACCGCGCAGAAGATCGCGGAAACGGGCGATACGTCGCTGATCTGGGAAGGGCACAAGGCGGGGCGCGATATCGGCTATTGCCATCTGGAGAAGCTGCACAACCTCACGGCGTTGCCGCCGACCGGCTTCACGATCAGTTGCTTCCCGCACAAGATTCGCGGCGCGTCGGCAGGGTGGACGCGCGCCGTCGCGATTTTCGACGACACCGACGGGGAGGCGGCAGCATGA
- a CDS encoding cupin domain-containing protein: MSFPAIRRVVTGHDTDGRAVVASDGPLPTVVEIAAIPGTVFHEVWSTSSSPATVDNGADPTVGALMLPPPREGTRMRFVDIPPDTPEFLAHGATKMHDAFSEIGDAAASTVQAGSPHPLMHRTESVDYGVVIEGEMTLILDDAEVALAPGSVVIQRGTNHAWANRSGRPCRMLFVLIDGVYDPALAAVLDAPAHGGAR; encoded by the coding sequence ATGAGCTTTCCAGCGATTCGTCGCGTGGTGACCGGACACGACACCGACGGCCGCGCAGTCGTCGCATCCGACGGTCCACTGCCTACCGTGGTGGAAATCGCCGCGATTCCCGGCACCGTGTTCCACGAAGTCTGGAGCACGTCGTCGAGCCCCGCCACGGTCGACAATGGCGCGGATCCCACGGTGGGCGCGCTCATGCTGCCGCCGCCCAGGGAGGGCACCCGTATGCGCTTCGTCGACATTCCCCCCGATACGCCGGAGTTTCTCGCACACGGCGCGACGAAAATGCACGACGCGTTCAGCGAGATCGGCGACGCCGCAGCGTCGACGGTGCAGGCCGGCTCGCCGCATCCGCTGATGCATCGCACCGAGTCGGTCGACTACGGCGTGGTGATCGAAGGCGAAATGACGCTGATTCTCGACGATGCCGAAGTCGCACTCGCGCCGGGCAGCGTGGTGATTCAGCGGGGGACCAACCATGCCTGGGCGAACCGCTCGGGCCGTCCATGCCGGATGCTGTTCGTGCTGATCGACGGCGTCTACGATCCGGCGCTTGCCGCCGTGCTCGACGCGCCCGCACATGGAGGCGCACGATGA